Part of the Perognathus longimembris pacificus isolate PPM17 chromosome 1, ASM2315922v1, whole genome shotgun sequence genome, AAATTTAGAAATTGgcagaacatgataaattatacatgactataggcacttacacacagtgagactaaaggataCTCTTTGGGGAGGAACCAAATGTacagtgtctgtgtgtctttgaacatttaaagtaaaatttcttGAAATAcattccaggaagtggaaacagtttttttttaattggcagaaTTTTTAAATCTCTCTCAAAGATAACTTTTGTGTCTCCCAACttaccattttgttttttgtttctttatgtaaGTTTCTTTATGTAATATTCAACTAaggttcttctttttaaaaaatgttatagtGCTAGAAAAACATAGATACAAACACCTGCCAGTTCTTGTGTGCTTTTATATATATGAAAGTTATTTTGGCCAAGTGTAGAATTCAAGGCTCTTGGATCTTTTCCTgcttgaagatttaaaaaaaaaaatctgtagtttAAAGATACCACACTTGTGACGTCTGTAGTTTCTGACAAAAAGCCCTTGTACATATCTTTTCTCACTCTTAACATTTAacatttcctctttatttctgatTTACAGTAATGTGAGTGCCATATTCCTTGAtatttttcaactttctttttaGATCTGTTGatttaaagttcttatcaaatATGGAAAGGTTTTTGGCTtcttatatttaaatgttttaaataaaatacatctaCTTCAAactatgtgtgtgcgtgtgcacacaagTGAGCAagcgagagaaagagaaactcaaTTTGTTTAGTTTCTATTGTGATTTTCAAATTCAGATCTTTTCTTCAGTCTAATCTACTATTCATCTCAACCACAGAAATTTTTTTAACTTATGTTGAAGTTTTCATTTACACTACTCAGTTCAAGTTGAATGTTCCAAAGGAAATGTCTTTAATTCTATCATTGTGTCACTTCTGGATGCCTCTGTTGATTGGTTTTTCTCCTGTGATCATATTCCTTCATTATGTTGTGTGTTTTGATAGGTTTAGGTTGGATACTGACCACTGTTAACTTTCAAGTTTTGAGttactttttttgtagttttctaAGATATGATTAAATTCTTTAGAATTTCTTTGATCCTTTTAAAGCTCTGTTTGTTGGGTTCACAACAGCTTTTAAGTTTAGAGCTAACTTAGCCCATTACTGAGTTAGTACCCTTGTGAGAACTCTTAAGTCCTCCGTGTTTTTGGAGGTCTTTCTACTTTAGCTGGAGTTGGAGTGAATTCTGAGAATTAGTCTACCTATTTCTGTATTGTAGATCtttctccagctttttttgttgttgttattaaagtGATGAACAGACATAACTTatgagttatagttacatgaatcaggtaatgagtacattttggacaatgtcatccttttcccTCACTCTGTTTTTACCTCCCACcttcatccacaagttgtatagtttattttcaatgtactgtaTAGTAAGCAtgactactgcatttgttcactctttgtctctccatttcttggTTTCCCCATCTTTGATCACATCCTAATATGCATACATTGATCAGGACTGAGCTAAAGATTTTAGGGAGCCCTGAGCATATCACCTGAGCTCTCTCTCTGTATAACCCCCTTCTCTATGATATACTGTCATGAATATTCTAGCCACTTTACCTCTCTGACCTCTAAATTTTTGTGTTCTTAATAACTCAAGGAGAGCATGGCCTCTGTGGGTTCCTGTCCTACAGTATAGACCAGAAACTTTCCAGCTGAGTAAATATTTGTTTCCCTATATCTGGAATCACTGTCTTATGCAGTGTTATCTAACATCTGAAAGCTGTTGCTTCACATATTTTGCCTGGTTTTATTTAAGAAAGGAGGGTAAATTTAGCTTTTATAATTCCCTGTGGCCTGAAGCAGCTTCCAAGTCccatatttgatttaaaaaaaattgagctcTTAAATGTACTTTGCAATATAATTAGACTTATATAACAATTGAATGGTAACTCAAAAAATTAGAGTAGTGATAAATTTGTTGGATAAAATTCTTAATACATAAGAATAAAGTTAGAAAGTGTACTGTGGTTTTCCAGAGATGTGCATGTTTACTGAATAACTTGCTCTTGTTATTTGGTTTAAAAATGCAATTTCATCAAAGTTCTAgttattcatatgtatatttgtatttattctcagtgtgtgtgtgtgtgtgtgtgtttgattcttttttttttcttcattgtttttttttttgttttttgttttttttatttttttttctcaaatttttattatcaaactgacgtacagagaggttacagtgtcatacgttgggcattggattagggtttgaactcagggcctcaggctcttaactttcttgctcatggctggtgccttTTCACTAGGCTTCAAATGGAGATCCTTAAGTCAACCTTATGAATgtctagggttataggcgtgagccaccagacctGGCTTCATATAATTTTCATACGTctcagaatttaatttttttttgccagtcctgggccttggacttagggcctgagcactgtccctggcttctttttgctcaaggctagcactctgccacttgagccacagcgccacttctggccattttctgtatatgtggtgctggggaatcaaaccgagggcttcatgtataagaggcaggcgctctttgctactaggccatatcctccccagccctcagaatttaaatttttgtaaggatttttttaacctatactaataattttctttgtattctacttgggaacttattttaaaataatgctctCTATTGATTACCATAAAAAAGTTGAATAGCAATTGGTTcagtttctttaaaagaaaaacaaaatgggttTCGATTtggcgggagggtggggggggttggtcatgggttttgaactctgggcctagaaactgtgcctgagctcttcagctcaaggctagcactctaccacttgagccacagtccacttccagttttctggtggttaattggagaaaagtgtctcaccgactttcctgcctgggctggctttgaactgtgatcctcagatctcagcctcctgaatagctaggattacaaatgtgagccaccagtgccttgcaaaATGGGTATTTTAAGTGTTCATTGGGTTAtgaattattgcttttgtttcttttttttttttttttttggccagtcctggggcttggactcagggcctgagcactgtccctggcttcttttttttttttttttggccagtcctgggccttggactcagggcctgagcactgtccctggcttcttcccgctcaaggctagcactctgccacttgagccacagtgccgcttctggccgttttctgtatatgtggtgctggggaatcgaacctagggcctcgtgtatccgaggcaggcactcttgccactaggctatatccccagccccctgtccctggcttcttcttgctcaaggctagcgctctgccacttaagccacagcaccacttctggccattttctgtatatgtggtgctggggaatcgaacccagggcctcatgtgtacgaggcaagcactcttgccactaggccatatccccagccccgcttttgtttctttttaaaatttttattgttattataaaggtgatatacagaggggttacacttacgtaagtcaggaaatgagtacatttctttttggataatgtcacacTGTGTTATGAATTCTTACTGAATTATTCTTTGGCAAACATCTgagttgaaattatttcttttaaaaatgaataggaTTATAAACTTTTTAGTAAGGAATAATCAtgtaaattattaatttttttatttttttaggctgTTTGCTGTTTTGTGGATTTTATGCTTGTCAGTATTCTTGAAGGTAAGTTGTTTAGTATGGTTAACTTGAAATATAATTCTGGTCATTGAAGTTACTCTAAGAAGATACTTATGACTATCTGGAACATTTGTATATGGAATGATTATACAGTAATctctaaaaaaaattcaaagtcttGAATTGATCATTCTTAGTTATTGAAAGAGATGAATGACCAAATGAGTTACATTACATAGGAAAGTGCTTGTAggattgggcaccagtggctcatgcctataataaatggctgagatctgagaatcttgtcATAAAAATTATAGCTAGCCACAGTCTTATtaccaattgaccagcaaaaatccagaagtggagatattgctcaagtggtagagcatcaggcatgagtgaaaaggctgagTGTTCatggcccagagtttaagcccaagaaCAATCcctcaaaacaacagcaacaacaacaaaaacacctggaTTTCACTTGTATCTGTCAGCTCCCAAATGGTCCATTTAATtctgagaaatatattttaaagccatTTGTAATTAGAATGACAATATTTAAAAGGAAGTGGATAATTTAGTTGGTATCTATTAATTAATGATGATCTCAAGAACCAATTTACATATTTAATCACTTGTCTATAGATATTTTTTTATAGTGCGACAGTGGAGCTGGTTCTCTCTGCAGTGGGAGCCCTTCTTTTCTGTGGCTTCATCATCTATGATACACACTCACTGATGCATAAACTGTCGCCTGAAGAGTATGTACTAGCTGCCATCAGCCTCTACTTGGATGTTATCAATCTGTTCCTGCACCTCTTACGATTTTTGGAAGCAGTTAATAAAAAGTAATTGagaacagtatacagagactatCATTATGTAATAAAGTTGAAACATAATTAAATATTGTTAAACACATTCATGGTCTTTACTGGTATTCTGTAATGTTGTGTGCCTTAAAGTTATTATTTCTTATGCCATCACACTTGTGAAGTTTTTACTTAGAAACTCTTGTCAGACACATCAAAATtctatttacaatttttaaaaaaaaattttttaaaaactgagtctCACCACATAGCCCAGATTGACCTCAGACTTATTCCTTcttccacctcccaagtgctgggattataggcatgtaccaccaccatGTCCAACTTGATTGTGATTTGTTCAGACCTAAATTAGCCATAGTTAATTTGCAACTCAGGACTAATTTTATGAGTAGGCAGATGTAAGGGCATGTTCAAGTTCATTGTTTTATATCAAGTAAAGATGAAAATAGCAGGAAGTAAAGTAACCACAACTCATTTTATGCAAAGGACAGAGGAATAGAAGGAAATAGAAgtagaaggaaaacaagaaaagagtAGGTTCTGAGAGCCTACTGAGAGCCATTATACCCATTTTCAATCCAGTTGATACAGTTCTGGGGTTAGTAGTGTCATCAATCCACTGCATAATTTCTTGAAAGAACTGGGCATTTacattccttttgcttttacCTTTTATCTTTGTGGAGCTTAGTCCAGAAATCTGTATCTAAGGGACTGACAGTGTGGGGTCACCATCTGAATTTCAGAAATCTGCCTGTTCCTTATTAAGTCATGAAAATGGAGGATTCCATGGCTTCATATACTGACTGATGCCAGTAGCACAGCATGCCTTTGAGATGGGTTATCTGTCTTCCTGTCAGGCATTCAGCACTACCACTGTGTATATGGTTCCATAGGTGCCTTCTGGCTCCATAAGAAATCATAGCAACACTTATTTTGACCCTTGTGTTATTCTTCTATCTAAGCAAAAGTTGTTTGGGCCCTTCATATTTGTATATTCAGAAAATAGCCTATtatatgaatgtatgaatgaGAGCATGTGTtaggatttaaaaattaatactaaAGCCATTTGACCTGTTGGACCTACTTATACAAACTGCTAAAGAATATAAATAACAATGCAGTTTGTAATTCAGCTTTTTATAGTATTTGTAGTACTGAATTGTGGCAAGATGTTCAATACCATAAAGGCATAAAGGCAAGTTCTTCTGGCGTCAAGTTTCTATTCCAAAACCTTCCCTTTTGGGTATATTAAGCTGGATGCAGTCATTTTGGTCTGTCTGAAAAGGAGCTTTCTTTAAAATGCAATACCTTGAAAGACTAGGTAGGTATATAGTTAACTTGTAAAGTTGAAATTCACTTGATCTATACGATCTTACCTTCCCATTTAAAGAAGCTAGGTTTCCCCAGCATTCTTCCTTTTTATAGCACACACTGTAAGTTTTCAGTCTAtgtttaagggggaaaaaaaaggttctGAATTCTGTACATTCCCTACTATGTATGGCTCCCTTATATTCCCTCTCAGACCTCCCTGTGTAGCCCAAAGCATGCCCTGAACTTGTGATGGGATGACAATGAGTCACCATCTGGGTGTGTGGTTTCATATAGGGCACAGATTTAAACAAAAGGTACGCAAGTGCCTTCTAGCAGCTGCACAAGATTTTACTAGGCTATCACTAAGGACAATTTCTTGACTTTTGGTATATATTATAAATCTCTAGAAAATACTCTGCAAATCATATGGGGCAGTTACATGTTTGAAAGTACACTGTAGAAAAGCaggtcctttttcctttttttgagcTCTTACCACCGATGTAGGTCAGTGAGGTTGCGTTGTCTTCACTTAGGGGCAAGGACATCCAGATTCTGAAGACATCATTCACCCACATCATTTATGTGTTGAAGACCTGTAGTGTTCAAAAGCCTGTGGCAtgaggcatatataaaataaatggtgTTCACGACCTAGCACTTACCCTACTCTTAGCATTGCATGTTAATATGTTAGGTAAATGTTGATCATTTTGCCCCTTAAGCTCTTCTTTGGGGTGGGAGGAATTGTTTTCTAGTTTGGGTTGACTGCCTGAGATAGAACTGACTGACGTACAAATACGCTGCGTATGTTCAAAGTGtccaccagccagggcaggaaaaattTCAGGCTGCAAATAAACACCTTATCTCTGGAAGAACACTTGCGCTAGGATGGTGAGAAGGAAGTAAACCCACGAGCATGAGGTGCCGGTGAGGCTGAGCTTGGGAAGCCAACGTCGGCTTTCCACTCCCTTCCAGACAGGCAAGGTCAGTCGGGcgggttatttttttgttttttcttttttgggtactggggatcgaactcaggacgttgcacttgctaggcaagcgctttgccaccgaGTTACATTCCAGCCCAAGGGCGGGTGTTTTACATTTGAAACAATTTCGTGGCACCTCCCCCATGTCCATGAAGCAGGCTTGCCTGGAGCCTGCCCTTCCCATCGGAACTCCCGCCGGCTCTAAGTCCCTCCAGTCTACCTGTAACGGGCAGCCCAGCTTCCAGCCCCGCCGGTGCAAAAGGGCTCCCGCGGCCCCGCCTCCCTAGGCCCCGCCTCTCGGCGCTCCCAGCGTGCAGCGCGCCCGCCCTGGACGGAAGGTGGAAGTGCGCAGCTTCCGGGGCTTCCGGTCGGCGTGCAGGGTCGGTTCCGCGTGTTGCCTGTGGTCGGTGCGGCGTAGTTTCCGGTGAGTCCCGGGTGGCCTGGGACTTGGGCTCCGTTCTGTCGCTGGTGGAGAATTTCACCTCAAGCCTGATCCTTTCCCGGCCAAGGTTGAGCTCCAGCGTAGATAATTCAGCATTACATCCAGGGAGGGAATCCCCGACGTGCGGAAGAGGGCCCTCCGGCCTCTCCGCATGCTGGGCGGAGTGGAACCCGTCCAAGGAGCCGtttatcccactgagattaactTGGGCCCACAAAGTTGTTTACAACGCTTCGTGCTGTGTTTGTGTCGCTTTGGACTAGGGAACAGAGTGAGTTGTGGTAATTGGCCTTCCGAAAGGGCGTGCATTCAACACATGTTTATAACCTCTCTCCTGTTGTCAAAGCGCTATGCACTGAGGGTCCAGTGGTGGTCAAGATCTACCTAAATCTCTGCCTTTGTTGGACCTCCAGTCCCAAGAGGGCGACGGGATAGTTTCAGGTTATCACAGGTGTTAGACTGGAGAGTTGCTTACCCAGATCAGAGAAGTCCTTCTGGGAAATTGAAAGGAGCAAGCCCTGGGTAGAACAGTTTCTAGGCCTAGAAAACAGCACATGTGAAGCGGACACAGTTTAGACTTTGGGGGGGATGTAATGGACGTTACAGGTGTTTGGAGGGCGAGGCGGGACCGAGACGGGTTAGAATGGAAGGAGATAATCATTAGATCTTGAACATATCGGGGAAGACGTTCTGTAGGATAAAGTAGAATTATAAGAAAGGCAATGATAGACTCTAAGGTTTTCAGACTAGGCACTAACCACTTTTTGAAGTATCTAGGGCAGGGACTGGGTTGCAAGGAAAGCAAGAATGGAAATAGTTAAGTTTAAGGTAGCTTGGCCTGAGGAGAAGAATAATGGAGGATTGCCTTGAgctgtttataaaaatatttttgtaatctgCCAGTGGAGGGTGGCTCACTAGtagctagtaatcctagctactcaggatgtgaaAACCTAAGGAAGTGGTCCATagccagccctgggaggaaagtccatgaaactcttacctccaattataactactccttaaaagaaaaaaaaatcctttagtggatctgtggcttaagtggtagagtgctagccttgagccaaaaatgctcaggaacagtgtctagaccctgagttaaagccacagATCTgacatcctcccccctcccaaaatTGTAATTTGTAAACTTGGATAAATGTAAAGTAATGATAGTTTTTGCATATGGCTAAGAGCTTTTGGAAATGGGTTGCAGTTTGTGCTGACCACAGGGAGTTTTGATTTGTCTTTCTTGTTCTTTAATGGCTGTTTGCTCCACACAGACCCTAACATACACTTTAAACCATCCTTGAACCAAGTCAAGTTTGCCTtccatttgttgctgttttgtagaGATACTTATTGGTCTAGTTTTCCAGGGATTTGTCCTTATTTTTCTTACAGTAAACAGTTTGTTTTGAATATGTATTTTTGTAACTACCAGGGGAAACATGGCTAAAAGTTTACGgagtaagtggaaaaggaaaatgcgtgctgagaagaggaagaagaatgccCCAAAGGAGCTCAACAGACTTAAAAATATACTCAAAATCAGCGGTGATGTTTTAATGAAAGATGTTCAAGAAATAGCAACTGTGGTGGTACCCAAACATTGTCAAGAGAAAATGGATTGTGCGGAGAAGGATGACAATGGTGAGTTTAtgtgctttatttaaaaaaaaaaagtatcaattttttgtgatttttttttccccctcattttttaaaaactgtcattTACCTACCTCCACACCTGCTTTCCTCTCTACACCCCGCCTTACCAACATGTTTATTTGAAGGCTTACTGTGCTTACTAGAGACTTTGCTAGAGTGTTTTATGTAAGATGAATCTTTAGTAATATACAACAGCTTGACTGTTTAGGTGTACTTTATACAAAGAGAATAGATAAGCTTAAATATGCCTTGATTGGAATGGGTGCATAATTCAGTCAACATCTAGGCAGGATGGAAATGAGTTACACATTTGGATCCTTGCAAATCTAGTTCCCATTCTGTGAGTCTTAGGTACTTAACACTACTACTTTGAGAATTTTACTGTACTGTACTTACAGATTCTCGAGACAGACCTGTGTATTTTAATCATAGTCTAAAGTTGGAGTTACATCTAATGATACTTAGATATTAGATTACATCTAATATTTATGAAGTGTCTTATGGTTAAGGGAAAGAGCATTATTCTTCAAGCTTTGATCCTAGGAGTTTCCCATTCTTCAAAGTGAccatttaaaatttctctttctattccattcctcttcccatataaataaaaattacagaaagCTCTTTATTTCAAGGGCTCTAAAACTTAGGTGTAATCAACAAAAAGTACTCCTTCTGTACCATCCAGAGTCTAAGAATTCAACTCTACAGTCTGTTTCCCTTCTTTTATTCCCTCCAAGGTCAGTTTCTCCACTTGTAAATCCTTTGCTCTTTTGCATTTTCGAAGACTTTTCATCCATCCTATCCTTCTTACTGGTTCCCTCTGCTGGAAGTTACTGTGGTCTGACATATCCCATCTCAAAAGATAAAAACACCTCCCTTGATTTCACCTTTCTCTCGCCTTGAAGGTTTAAAACGCGTGACTTTCATATGCTGTCTCCTATTCCTAAACATACCCCACCGCTGCATTTTCATTCTACTTTAGTTCTCAAGGCCAAATTTATATAATaaagttaactttttttctttgcagtactgaggcttgaactcatactTGAACAGTATTCCCAGTCCAAAATCCAACCAATCTATTATGTACAATTCAGAGGCATTCAGTACTTTCACAAGGTGCCACCATCACCTCAAGTTCCAAAACATCCTCATTATGCCAAGGTCTACTAGGTACACAAAATACTTATTGTCTCTTTGGATTTACCTATTTGGGATATGTCATGTAAATGGAATCATGAGATATTAGGGAGAAATATTCTGAGCATGTTCCTTCAGAGCAGATAAGATTGGTGATAGACATACCACAGCACAGTTGCTCAGAACCCCCTGCCAAGTTCTTTGTCAGTAGCACTGAATCTGTTGAGAAGTACGGAAGTTTGAGGATGTatgtattcaggtctgtcttgtATGTTGTTTGCCTGTCTCTGCCCACTCATGCTAAATTCATTAGAAGCTCATTCTACACTTAGACACTTATTAGTTTAACTGCCTCAGGAATCACTTTATATGGGTATTGTTTTAATAATTCACATGTGTTCAGAACCCTCCATCTATCCACTAAGGAAGCCAATCAAAGCCACATATCCTGAGTATTTCCTACTTGACTTTACTAGTCTGGTAAGGACAGTCTTTAGAAAGTTTCTCAGTGAAGAAAATGGTGTCCTTAGTTATTGATACTTTTTATGTCATTAATGGTTAAAAGAACATGTGGCAGTATGTGTCTAGTTTCTCTAAGTTTAAAGAGTTTTCAGTAGCAAAGAACTTGCTACAAATAAAGTTTGGTTTTGttggcttttcttcctttgtttttgttttcttttgtagcaTCAGTTCTATTTTCTCAATGCATGGATGTTCAcagttttttccatttattgattCAGATGACATGAAGATGGAGActgaaattaagagaaacaaaaagactcTTTTAGACCAGCATGGACAGTACCCAGTGTGGATGAACCAGAGGCAGAGAAAACGGCTGAAGGCAAAgcgagagaaaggaaagggaaagaacaaagcaaaagcagcaaaggGTCTGGCCTGGTAGCCTCTTAAAAACTTGAAAATGTCAATGGGACAGATGTTTGATTAAAATGTTGTGTGCATTGATTTCATGGGGTAAAAACTTACGTTTCCAACTGGGCTTACCTTCTTCAGCTCAGACCCtcaataactttttaaatttcctttgatGAGTCAAAGCTGTACTGATGTTTTAATTGAATGTTTTCCAGCATCCAGGTATTATAAGACATCACAGTTCTGTTAAATAGTCACATGATTGTAATCATTCTCACAACTTGGTTGTTGACATCAGTAAAGATAAAACAAATGATACACTATTGAACTGACTGAACTCATATACTTAAAATGGTATTGTAATATTTAGCAGTATGACACAAGATGTTATAAACAGTAGTTGCTTGGTGTTTCTAAATTTGTATAATTCAGAATAAAAGATATTTTCTGTGTAGATACTGAAGTTTGATCTTTGTATATCCATAGGGTTTTCCAGTGCTAGAGAAGATCAGATtcttaagtttaaaaaatcttaatattagtgacattgccccatttgtaaggaaatcgaaagacttggaaaaaattatattaagcaaaacaagacccaaagaaacataggctgcatgataataactagaatatgtctatgatattcttagcaaagGATCACATTTGTTCAATAGCcaggtgcatatgaccatataaaatgaagcttatcaaaatgaactcccaagaaatggaaatgaggtttttataATGTACTGTGTGCAattatttctccccccccccccaccctgcctttGGTTTATGTCCTGTTGTCAGTGTTTTTGATTTCTCTACCCATGGTCCTCTATATTAATTGATTGGATGTGCTGAACAAAGGgactcacagaaatggtgggacagagggtaaaccagtgcaacagtga contains:
- the Llph gene encoding protein LLP homolog isoform X1, with product MLGGVEPVQGAVYPTEINLGPQSCLQRFVLCLCRFGLGNRVSCGNWPSERNMAKSLRSKWKRKMRAEKRKKNAPKELNRLKNILKISGDVLMKDVQEIATVVVPKHCQEKMDCAEKDDNDDMKMETEIKRNKKTLLDQHGQYPVWMNQRQRKRLKAKREKGKGKNKAKAAKGLAW
- the Llph gene encoding protein LLP homolog isoform X2; its protein translation is MAKSLRSKWKRKMRAEKRKKNAPKELNRLKNILKISGDVLMKDVQEIATVVVPKHCQEKMDCAEKDDNDDMKMETEIKRNKKTLLDQHGQYPVWMNQRQRKRLKAKREKGKGKNKAKAAKGLAW